One window from the genome of Faecalibacterium sp. HTF-F encodes:
- a CDS encoding right-handed parallel beta-helix repeat-containing protein: MTNKKFKLAAMSLALTACVAASPLAANAESAGTEATSSAPAVETPAPAAEPSAENAPATNETKQESTNETKQESTDESKQESTDESKQESTDESKQESTDESKQESTDESKQESTDESKQESTNESKQESTNESKQESTDESKQESTNESKQESTNESKQESTNESKQESTDESKQESTDESKQESTNESKQESTNESKQESTDEAKQESTDESKQNPADESKQEVAVENKVLAEAPAAKAPVLMTAALAAAPAAPTAPAEDDTVATINGQGYKSFDEAVKAAQSGDIIKVTKDTETDGMNISKKLTIQGVTTTTTKTKDDGTVEETTVKPKLTFKKDGIALWGTDLTFKDMQVEMKGVGSTPYTAEWNWMTISASKNATLTLDNTVMTMDGTGTADNTHAIYFGSNNKLNVQNGSNLTIQNYKQDALEWDGGDGGYNCNITGGSTFTSDNNRSGFTGTFYVTVDDSDVKVINSTGSGSNGSYFTIQNDSNVLFDNNSYWGISAWRIDMSDDSTLTATNNGYSGVWTRVLNVDKTCTLDVESNGKKAGSAATNPGIFFQGNGKIKSTIEEGAKVTIKDNAGSGIYTKQTVCDLTIGSATITNNGSGSVNEKGIGAENGGGIYNIGTLKLGKGVTITGNTAKNGGGVYTKSVKTKGGKVTIDNSTITENKATGNGGGICAEDNSTVTVVGGEISSNTSTGVEQTISGGGGLYTNNSTVTLDKVTITGNKAINAPSNDGGGILAAGSDLTITGSTITENTAPDCGGGLFLSHTNANITGSTIEGNQSKHGAGVYLNDSSDVAEADCTGSHTHNITDTKINHNTASSIGGGMYVGTKSNVTLTGSTLDGNVSTDKTNGQGGAIVAYGAGDITLDSTTITNNDAAVGGGLFSLGVAASDTHITLRNNTKFIGNTAASGAGIYLMRSSGNNILLELTDSAIDNNTASNLGGGIFAYDGAQINANKASFNGNKAANGAGMYLYGLNNKVMAELTDSFIDNNIASDWGGGIFAYNGAEVKANNTSISNNKGGNAGGLLVWNNSSAELSNGSKVCGNTATNGNGGGVYAINGTVTATDCDISDNDAGQYNGGGICAQNSALTLEKNTLNRNKSKSGGAIWMNASDAELSGNTITHNTATGNGGGIYSEQRSTIDLRTGALYNNHAGTAGDDMYLNNTTLILRPVGDDWILDDCGHPIDGWYLDGKDARWDADSQKKFVTNLDALLEGTDYMIEKGEDGCYIITIDSNALALKAAHNAPSEPKPDPDGPDTPNPNPNPKPEPKPGPDTSITPEDPQLPPVQDARADTPDSPVLPANTTNPAVQDAHALPQTGTSLFAALAMALSGFALTIAGAWASLLGKNSRH, encoded by the coding sequence ACCAAGCAGGAGTCCACTGACGAGTCCAAGCAGGAATCCACTGACGAGTCCAAGCAGGAATCCACTGACGAGTCCAAGCAGGAATCCACTGACGAGTCCAAGCAGGAGTCCACTGACGAGTCCAAGCAGGAATCCACTGACGAGTCCAAGCAGGAATCCACTAACGAGTCCAAGCAGGAGTCCACTAACGAGTCCAAGCAGGAGTCCACTGACGAGTCCAAGCAGGAGTCCACTAACGAGTCCAAGCAGGAGTCCACTAACGAGTCCAAGCAGGAGTCCACTAACGAGTCCAAGCAGGAGTCCACTGACGAGTCCAAGCAGGAGTCCACTGACGAGTCCAAGCAGGAGTCCACTAACGAGTCCAAGCAGGAGTCCACTAACGAGTCCAAGCAGGAGTCCACTGACGAAGCCAAGCAGGAGTCCACTGACGAGTCCAAGCAGAATCCTGCTGACGAGTCCAAGCAGGAAGTTGCCGTTGAGAATAAAGTCCTTGCAGAAGCGCCTGCAGCAAAGGCTCCGGTGCTGATGACTGCCGCGCTGGCAGCAGCTCCGGCTGCGCCCACTGCTCCTGCGGAAGACGACACTGTTGCCACCATTAACGGTCAGGGCTATAAGAGCTTTGACGAAGCCGTCAAAGCAGCCCAGAGCGGCGATATCATTAAAGTGACCAAAGACACCGAGACCGATGGAATGAACATAAGTAAAAAACTGACCATCCAGGGTGTCACAACCACGACCACCAAAACAAAGGATGACGGCACTGTAGAAGAGACCACCGTCAAGCCCAAGCTCACCTTTAAAAAGGATGGCATCGCTCTGTGGGGCACAGACCTGACCTTCAAGGATATGCAGGTTGAGATGAAGGGTGTCGGCAGCACACCGTATACTGCCGAATGGAACTGGATGACCATTAGCGCCAGCAAGAATGCTACCCTCACGCTGGACAACACCGTCATGACGATGGACGGCACAGGTACTGCCGATAATACCCATGCCATCTATTTCGGTTCCAACAATAAGCTGAACGTTCAGAACGGTTCCAACCTGACGATCCAGAACTATAAGCAGGATGCTTTGGAATGGGACGGCGGTGACGGCGGTTACAACTGCAATATTACCGGCGGTTCCACCTTCACCTCCGACAATAACCGTTCCGGCTTTACCGGCACCTTCTATGTAACGGTAGATGACAGTGATGTAAAGGTCATCAACAGCACCGGCAGCGGTTCCAACGGCTCTTACTTCACGATTCAAAACGATTCTAATGTCCTGTTTGACAACAACAGTTATTGGGGCATCTCGGCATGGCGTATCGACATGAGCGATGACTCTACCCTGACAGCTACCAATAACGGCTATAGCGGCGTCTGGACCCGCGTGCTCAATGTGGACAAGACCTGCACGCTGGATGTTGAGAGCAACGGCAAAAAAGCCGGCAGTGCCGCCACCAACCCCGGTATCTTCTTCCAGGGCAACGGCAAAATCAAGAGTACCATTGAAGAGGGTGCTAAGGTTACCATCAAGGACAACGCCGGTTCCGGCATCTACACCAAACAGACGGTCTGTGACCTGACCATCGGTTCTGCCACTATCACCAACAATGGCTCCGGCTCTGTGAATGAGAAGGGCATCGGTGCCGAAAATGGCGGCGGCATCTACAACATCGGCACCCTCAAACTGGGCAAGGGTGTAACCATCACCGGCAACACCGCCAAAAATGGCGGCGGCGTATATACTAAGAGCGTTAAGACTAAGGGCGGCAAGGTCACTATCGACAACAGCACCATCACAGAAAACAAAGCCACGGGCAACGGCGGCGGCATTTGTGCCGAGGACAACAGCACTGTTACCGTAGTTGGCGGTGAAATCAGCAGCAACACATCTACAGGCGTTGAGCAGACGATTTCTGGCGGCGGCGGTTTGTATACCAATAATTCTACCGTAACGCTGGACAAGGTCACAATTACCGGCAATAAGGCTATCAACGCCCCCTCCAACGACGGTGGTGGCATCCTTGCTGCCGGCAGTGACCTGACCATCACAGGATCCACCATTACAGAGAACACCGCACCCGACTGCGGCGGCGGACTGTTTTTGTCTCACACGAATGCCAATATCACCGGTTCCACCATTGAGGGCAATCAGTCAAAGCATGGTGCAGGCGTCTATTTGAATGATTCCTCTGACGTGGCCGAGGCCGATTGCACTGGCAGCCACACTCATAACATCACCGACACAAAGATCAATCATAACACTGCCAGTTCTATTGGCGGCGGCATGTATGTGGGCACCAAGAGCAATGTGACCCTTACCGGTTCCACTCTGGACGGCAATGTTTCCACCGATAAGACTAACGGTCAGGGCGGCGCGATCGTTGCATACGGTGCGGGTGATATCACGCTGGATAGCACCACCATCACGAACAACGATGCTGCAGTCGGCGGCGGTCTCTTCTCTTTGGGCGTCGCAGCCAGTGATACCCACATCACCCTGCGCAACAACACCAAATTCATCGGCAATACGGCTGCTTCCGGTGCTGGCATTTATCTCATGCGTTCCTCCGGCAACAACATTTTGCTTGAACTGACGGATTCCGCTATTGATAACAACACCGCTTCCAACTTGGGCGGCGGCATCTTTGCCTACGATGGCGCACAGATCAATGCCAACAAGGCATCCTTCAACGGAAACAAAGCTGCAAATGGTGCTGGTATGTACCTCTATGGCCTAAACAACAAGGTTATGGCTGAACTGACGGATTCCTTTATTGACAACAACATCGCTTCCGACTGGGGCGGCGGTATCTTTGCCTATAATGGAGCAGAAGTCAAGGCCAACAATACCTCTATTTCCAACAACAAGGGCGGCAATGCAGGCGGCCTGCTGGTGTGGAACAACAGCTCTGCTGAGCTGAGCAACGGCAGCAAGGTCTGCGGCAATACCGCCACAAACGGAAACGGCGGCGGCGTATATGCTATCAACGGCACCGTGACCGCGACCGACTGCGACATCAGCGACAATGATGCAGGCCAGTACAACGGCGGCGGCATCTGTGCACAGAACAGCGCTCTGACTCTGGAGAAGAACACCCTCAACCGCAACAAGAGCAAGAGCGGCGGTGCGATCTGGATGAATGCCTCCGATGCAGAGCTCTCGGGCAATACCATCACCCACAATACCGCAACGGGCAACGGCGGCGGCATCTACAGCGAACAGAGATCGACCATTGATCTGCGCACCGGTGCCCTGTACAATAACCACGCAGGCACTGCCGGTGACGACATGTACCTGAACAACACGACCCTGATTCTGCGCCCCGTGGGCGATGACTGGATTCTGGACGACTGCGGCCACCCCATTGATGGCTGGTACCTTGACGGCAAGGATGCCCGCTGGGATGCGGACAGCCAAAAGAAGTTCGTCACCAATCTGGACGCCCTGCTGGAAGGCACGGACTACATGATTGAAAAGGGCGAAGACGGCTGCTATATCATCACCATCGACAGCAATGCTCTTGCCCTCAAGGCTGCGCATAACGCGCCGTCTGAGCCGAAACCCGACCCGGATGGTCCCGACACTCCCAACCCGAACCCCAACCCGAAACCGGAACCGAAGCCCGGCCCGGATACCTCCATCACCCCGGAAGACCCGCAGCTGCCTCCTGTACAGGACGCACGGGCCGATACGCCGGACTCCCCTGTTCTGCCCGCCAACACCACTAATCCCGCTGTGCAGGACGCTCACGCCCTGCCGCAGACCGGCACCAGCCTGTTTGCCGCGCTGGCAATGGCTCTCAGCGGCTTTGCACTGACGATTGCCGGTGCATGGGCAAGCCTGCTGGGCAAGAACAGCAGACACTGA